The Treponema succinifaciens DSM 2489 region ATTGTGGTTGTTCTAGCCATTTATTACCTCCAAGGCTCCAGTCATCTGCATAGCCTGCGATGAGTCAATGCTAAGCCGCAGACTTTCAGAAGCCGTGCGGATATTGTCAAGTTCGTTTCTTTTTATGATAAACCAGCAGACAATCGGGCAAGCCGTAAACGGATATTTATGGAAAAGTTTGTACGCTTTTTTTACATAAAGACTTTTATATGAGTTTGAAATCCATCTAGGATCTATTGTCCATATAACGCCTTCTTCATGCGGATTCAAAAGCCTGCTATATTTCCAGTTTTTCCAGGCATCGTAATTGTCCAGTTCCCAGTCCAGCGTTCTTATAGCTTCATAGGCAAGCGGATCTGAACTTTCCTTTTTTTCTGATGAATATGCCAAAAGCGGAATAATTTCTTCTTTTTGCATTTTATAGTAAAAACGAAGCCGGATTGCCCAGACAATATTGTCTATTCTGATTTTTTCACCAATCAGCTTAAGAATTTCTTCCCTGCAAGACGAATGAACCTGCTTAGCGGCATTCCAAATCGACATAATATAATGGCAGTCAAGCTTGTAATTCGCCAAATGCTGCTCGGAAACAGGAGGAATATTATTGTACCAAGAAAGCGGTCCGCCAAAAGTAATCGAAGCAATGTCCGGCCA contains the following coding sequences:
- a CDS encoding V0D/AC39 family V-type ATPase subunit, yielding MAMDKSAADSYIYAKASGMLARSYVGERARQLFSFHTLQELWAFLFKKEVPVVPETLLAHALEQEAFERFIYDYKKLVGNYSEPDGIVLTLLRSFDYENLKDISASLSLGEKKIPDIQKITPFNIINYDKWPDIASITFGGPLSWYNNIPPVSEQHLANYKLDCHYIMSIWNAAKQVHSSCREEILKLIGEKIRIDNIVWAIRLRFYYKMQKEEIIPLLAYSSEKKESSDPLAYEAIRTLDWELDNYDAWKNWKYSRLLNPHEEGVIWTIDPRWISNSYKSLYVKKAYKLFHKYPFTACPIVCWFIIKRNELDNIRTASESLRLSIDSSQAMQMTGALEVING